The following proteins are co-located in the Xyrauchen texanus isolate HMW12.3.18 chromosome 41, RBS_HiC_50CHRs, whole genome shotgun sequence genome:
- the LOC127634124 gene encoding uncharacterized protein LOC127634124, whose product MIICAAEGVSFFRKERRPDESNRCAEFERITTIPLVSTFFAKLDGYSGKLMKMFANRGGVLGQRIKNLLVPTTRTDDIEVRRACIIKSLCAYLNEDPSSLVWEYMDTDVASTEEAIQKTVMGIYVIRHEGADMEDSPADLGVVLEGQKVLQDLISVPYTAAMLLGLIYGLNLSYPPELRYTFEVLQKIILELDGNKLSNKVQTLKTKLFSDVFD is encoded by the exons ATGATCATCTGCGCTGCAGAGGGGGTTTCCTTCTTCAGGAAAGAGCGCAGACCAGATGAGAGCAATC GTTGTGCAGAATTTGAGAGAATTACGACAATCCCATTGGTGTCAACATTCTTTGCCAAGCTGGATGGATACTCCGGAAAACTAATGAAGATGTTTGCAAACCGAGGAGGAGTCCTTGGACAAAGAATTAAAAACCTCTTGGTGCCCACTACACGG ACTGATGACATTGAAGTGAGGAGAGCATGCATAATCAAATCTCTCTGTGCATACCTGAACGAAGACCCTAGCAGTCTGGTTTGGGAGTATATG GATACAGACGTTGCCAGCACTGAGGAGGCGATCCAGAAGACTGTTATGGGAATTTATGTCATAAGACATGAAGGTGCAGACATGGAAGACAGCCCAGCAGATCTTGGAGTGGTATTAGAGGGTCAAAAGGTTCTTCAGGACCTTATCAGTGTCCCATATACAGCAGCCATGTTGCTGGGACTTATTTATGGACTGAACCTGAGCTACCCTCCTGAACTAAGGTACACATTCGAAGTCCTTCAAAAAATAATTCTGGAGCTAGATGGCAACAAGTTGTCCAATAAAGTCCAAACACTGAAGACAAAGCTCTTCTCTGATGTGTTTGATTAA